In Myotis daubentonii chromosome 6, mMyoDau2.1, whole genome shotgun sequence, a genomic segment contains:
- the LOC132236624 gene encoding uncharacterized protein C2orf78-like: MSENCKNPPFLGISTPLQRSLPVESNAGSVCNFYSFSALAKSSPWLLPSASGTSFQPLMGGAHFYQHSCTTMLSGIPGQSPISIPAASNPKVFEWALTGDTEKKSSSLRNFTVTVTDQDTTVSSMSLASQCDKPSDAYNMAPQYPSLSVNLVQGAPIQGQSLSHPYQVGNHVCYYNQGTMDPLLSEEGGPYLQSYGSVSYTESRASVPDPGMVMVLKEAQSTSMIPPASTCGICYSVPPQPITKTGFQVMETSLALPLPGQLFYLPPTQEFLKSGSNRHIQVPESYPPPQSGDMLMAPLVQSPRNLLALPPAPSQEQKENKDVENIKTKLSKHVNGYQIPTENEAAPLLPLEVPDSPQVLACTDPLGQEEQPGCDNSGWAKNSLSLKDQGTLENGSESNDSFADIDTLVEGIHLPQVFTSLDDLDQPQGPKVIKTKDTRGLKLHEVQKKSSVRKTRSDQGRKIKHKSSESISDAPKAKIKPESPDCVFVGELVPGNAAAGGRAPSNMAKHSNSKPQEAAASRTSKTKSHGQENTKRNKENYSQRAEERKQSGNKVKAEEKPAIPKMKRKKSHPELPQEAVKKPRSGLGMHMLESVQVFHALGKKRDEKADLSSLRALGNSSNPKGPQPRPATKPWLVSPREGKGPGKTQVNPQKPDASADKGPPPPSQDKLPSPRKVKLVPLVFPTMDKPQVRPVPRRPQSLASRWPAVTNPAKPAAVNASLPTPASLIGPAKSAQPVSANSAGPGLNNRDGPSAPQPPASRPGPYKTSSCASFQREPVHPAVSQPRTPLKPHNHDLLQDFALQPIPWRKSEVLGQAMSTPITNEQRADREAMKRKAQLERENAAKLGGMQQLIEREKEMDISLYYGYVM, translated from the exons ATGTCAG AGAATTGCAAAAATCCACCTTTCCTTGGAATTTCAACCCCTCTGCAACGCTCTCTTCCTGTGGAGAGCAATGCAGGAAGTGTCTGTAATTTCTACAGCTTCTCTGCTCTAGCCAAGAGTTCACCATGGCTCCTGCCATCAGCCTCTGGCACCTCTTTCCAACCTCTCATGGGTGGTGCCCACTTTTACCAACATTCTTGCACAACCATGTTGTCTGGAATTCCTGGCCAGAGCCCTATCTCCATTCCAGCTGCTTCCAATCCGAAAGTTTTTGAGTGGGCTCTTACAGGAGACACTGAAAAGAAGTCATCATCACTCAGAAACTTCACTGTGACTGTCACTGACCAGGACACAACTGTCTCCTCTATGTCTCTGGCGTCCCAGTGTGATAAACCCTCAGATGCCTATAATATGGCTCCTCAGTATCCATCACTTTCTGTCAACCTTGTTCAGGGGGCACCCATTCAGGGACAGAGCCTGTCACATCCCTACCAGGTGGGAAATCATGTGTGTTACTACAATCAAGGCACAATGGACCCTCTGCTCTCTGAAGAGGGTGGTCCCTACCTGCAGTCCTATGGCTCTGTGTCttacacagagagcagggcctctgTCCCTGACCCAGGGATGGTCATGGTGCTAAAGGAGGCTCAGTCCACAAGTATGATACCACCAGCCTCCACCTGTGGAatctgctactctgtgcctccTCAACCCATCACAAAGACAGGTTTTCAAG TGATGGAGACTTCCCTGGCATTGCCACTTCCAGGCCAACTATTTTATTTACCACCTACTCAAGAATTCCTCAAGTCCGGCAGTAACAGACATATCCAGGTACCTGAGAGTTATCCACCACCTCAGAGTGGGGACATGTTAATGGCACCCCTCGTCCAGAGTCCTAGGAATCTCCTGGCACTGCCTCCAGCACCAAGCCAGGAACAGAAAGAGAATAAGGATGTGGAGAATATTAAAACCAAGCTTTCCAAGCACGTGAATGGGTACCAGATCCCAACAGAAAACGAAGCTGCTCCACTGCTCCCTTTAGAAGTCCCTGACAGTCCACAGGTGCTGGCCTGCACTGATCCCCTTGGCCAAGAGGAGCAGCCTGGTTGTGACAACTCTGGTTGGGCAAAGAATAGCCTGAGTCTTAAGGACCAAGGGACACTTGAAAATGGGTCTGAATctaatgacagttttgcagacATCGACACCCTGGTGGAGGGTATTCACCTTCCACAGGTCTTCACTTCCTTGGATGACCTTGATCAGCCCCAAGGACCCAAGGTGATCAAAACCAAAGACACCAGGGGCCTCAAGTTGCACGAAGTGCAGAAAAAGTCAAGTGTCAGAAAGACTCGCTCTGATCAAGGCAGGAAGATCAAACACAAATCCTCTGAGTCTATCAGTGATGCTCCCAAGGCCAAGATCAAGCCCGAGAGCCCAGATTGTGTGTTTGTGGGAGAACTGGTTCCTGGCAATGCTGCAGCTGGTGGCAGGGCTCCTTCGAACATGGCCAAGCATTCTAACAGCAAACCTCAGGAAGCTGCAGCCAGCAGGACCAGCAAAACTAAGAGCCATGGGCAGGAAAACAccaaaagaaacaaggaaaactACTCCCAGAGAGCTGAGGAGAGGAAGCAGTCAGGGAACAAAGTCAAGGCAGAGGAGAAGCCAGCCATTCCCaagatgaagaggaagaaaagtcacCCTGAGCTGCCACAAGAGGCCGTCAAAAAGCCTCGCAGCGGCCTCGGTATGCACATGCTGGAGTCTGTGCAGGTTTTCCATGCACTGGGCAAGAAGAGGGATGAGAAAGCTGACCTGTCTTCCTTGCGGGCCCTGGGAAACTCCAGCAACCCCAAAGGCCCCCAGCCACGCCCAGCTACCAAACCATGGCTGGTTTCTCCCCGCGAGGGCAAAGGTCCTGGGAAAACTCAAGTCAATCCCCAAAAACCAGATGCAAGTGCTGACAAAGGGCCTCCACCTCCATCCCAGGACAAGCTGCCTTCTCCCAGGAAGGTCAAGCTGGTGCCATTGGTTTTCCCAACCATGGACAAGCCTCAAGTTCGACCTGTTCCTCGCAGGCCACAGTCTCTGGCATCACGTTGGCCTGCTGTGACCAACCCTGCCAAGCCTGCTGCAGTCAATGCATCCCTGCCAACTCCTGCATCTCTGATAGGCCCTGCCAAATCAGCTCAGCCAGTATCAGCCAACTCAGCTGGACCAGGTCTGAACAACCGCGACGGCCCTAGTGCCCCTCAGCCTCCTGCTTCTAGGCCTGGGCCCTACAAAACCTCATCTTGTGCTTCTTTCCAGCGGGAGCCTGTTCACCCCGCTGTGAGCCAGCCCCGGACTCCGCTCAAGCCTCACAACCACGATCTACTCCAGGATTTCGCCCTCCAACCAATTCCATGGAGGAAATCTGAGGTTCTGGGGCAAGCCATGTCAACACCCATCACAAATGAGCAGAGGGCAGATCGAGAGGCCATGAAGAGGAAGGCGCAACTAGAGCGTGAGAATGCTGCCAAATTGGGGGGAATGCAGCAACTCattgagagggaaaaagaaatggaCATTTCTCTGTACTATGGCTATGTGATGTAG
- the LOC132236625 gene encoding uncharacterized protein C2orf78-like, whose protein sequence is MSENCKNPPFLGISTPLQRSLPVESNAGSVCNFYSFSAPANSSPWLLPSASGTSFQPLMGGAHFYQHSCTTMLSGIPGQSPISIPAASNPKVFEWALTGDTEKKSSSLRNFTVTVTDQDTTVSSMSRASQCDKPSDAYNMAPQYPSLSVNLVQGAPIQGQSLSHPYQVGNHVCYYNQGTMDPLLSEEGGPYLPPYGSVSYTESRASVPDPGMVMVLKEAQSTSMIPPASTCGICYSVPPQPITKTGFQVMETSLALPLPGQLFYLPPTQEFLKSGSNRHIQVPESYPPPQSGDMSMAPLVQGPRNLLALPPAPSQEQKENKNVENIKTKLSKHGNGYQIPTENEAAPLLPLEVPDSPQVLACTDPLGQEEQPGCDNSGWAKNSLSLKDQGTLENGTESNDSFADIDTLVEGIHLPQVFTSLDDLDQPQGPKVIKTKDTRGLKLHEVQKKSSVRKTRSDQGRKIKHKASESISDAPKAKIKPDSPDCVFVGKLVPGNAAAGGRAPSNMAKHSNSKPQEAAASRTSNTKSHGQENTKRNKENYSQRAEERKQSGNKVKAEEKPAIPKMKRKKSHPELPQEAVKKPRSGLGMHMLESVQVFHALGKKRDEKADLSSSRGLGNSSNPKGPQPRPATKPWLVSPREGKGPGKTQVNPQKPDASADKGPPPPSQDKLPSPGKVKLVPLVFPTMDKPQVRPVPRRPQSLASRRPAVTNKAKPAAVNASLPTPASLIGPAKSAQPVSANSAGPGLNNRDGPSAPQPPASRPGPYKTSSCASFQREPVHSAVSQPRTPLKPHNHDLLQDFALQPIPWRKSEVLGQAMSTPITNEQRADREAMKRKAQLERENAAKLGGMQQLIEREKEMDISLYYGYVM, encoded by the exons ATGTCAG AGAATTGCAAAAATCCACCTTTCCTTGGAATTTCAACCCCTCTGCAACGCTCTCTTCCTGTGGAGAGCAATGCAGGAAGTGTCTGTAATTTCTACagcttctctgctccagccaaCAGTTCACCATGGCTCCTGCCATCAGCCTCTGGCACCTCTTTCCAACCTCTCATGGGTGGTGCCCACTTTTACCAACATTCTTGCACAACCATGTTGTCTGGAATTCCTGGCCAGAGCCCTATCTCCATTCCAGCTGCTTCCAATCCGAAAGTTTTTGAGTGGGCTCTTACAGGAGACACTGAAAAGAAGTCATCATCACTCAGAAACTTCACTGTGACTGTCACTGACCAGGACACAACTGTCTCCTCTATGTCTCGGGCGTCCCAGTGTGATAAACCCTCAGATGCCTATAATATGGCTCCTCAGTATCCATCACTTTCTGTCAACCTTGTTCAGGGGGCACCCATTCAGGGACAGAGCCTGTCACATCCCTACCAGGTGGGAAATCATGTGTGTTACTACAATCAAGGCACAATGGACCCTCTGCTCTCTGAAGAGGGTGGTCCCTACCTGCCGCCCTATGGCTCTGTGTCttacacagagagcagggcctctgTCCCTGACCCAGGGATGGTCATGGTGCTAAAGGAGGCTCAGTCCACAAGTATGATACCACCAGCCTCCACCTGTGGAatctgctactctgtgcctccTCAACCCATCACAAAGACAGGTTTTCAAG TGATGGAGACTTCCCTGGCATTGCCACTTCCAGGCCAACTATTTTATTTACCACCTACTCAAGAATTCCTCAAGTCCGGCAGTAACAGACATATCCAGGTACCTGAGAGTTATCCACCACCTCAGAGTGGGGACATGTCAATGGCACCCCTCGTCCAGGGTCCTAGGAATCTCCTGGCACTGCCTCCAGCTCCAAGCCAGGAACAGAAAGAGAATAAGAATGTGGAGAATATTAAAACCAAGCTTTCCAAACACGGGAATGGGTACCAGATCCCAACAGAAAACGAAGCTGCTCCACTGCTCCCTTTAGAAGTCCCTGACAGTCCACAGGTGCTGGCCTGCACTGATCCCCTTGGCCAAGAGGAGCAGCCTGGTTGTGACAACTCTGGTTGGGCAAAGAATAGCCTGAGTCTTAAGGACCAAGGGACACTTGAAAATGGGACTGAATctaatgacagttttgcagacATCGACACCCTGGTGGAGGGTATTCACCTTCCACAGGTCTTCACTTCCTTGGATGACCTTGATCAGCCCCAAGGACCCAAGGTGATCAAAACCAAAGACACCAGGGGCCTCAAGTTGCACGAAGTGCAGAAAAAGTCAAGTGTCAGAAAGACTCGCTCTGATCAAGGCAGGAAGATCAAACACAAAGCCTCTGAGTCTATCAGTGATGCTCCCAAGGCCAAGATCAAGCCCGACAGCCCAGATTGTGTGTTTGTGGGAAAACTGGTTCCTGGCAATGCTGCAGCTGGTGGCAGGGCTCCTTCGAACATGGCCAAGCATTCTAACAGCAAACCTCAGGAAGCTGCAGCCAGCAGGACCAGCAATACTAAGAGCCATGGGCAGGAAAACAccaaaagaaacaaggaaaactACTCCCAGAGAGCTGAGGAGAGGAAGCAGTCAGGGAACAAAGTCAAGGCAGAGGAGAAGCCAGCCATTCCCaagatgaagaggaagaaaagtcacCCTGAGCTGCCACAAGAGGCCGTCAAAAAGCCTCGCAGCGGCCTCGGTATGCACATGCTGGAGTCTGTGCAGGTTTTCCATGCACTGGGCAAGAAGAGGGATGAGAAAGCTGACCTGTCTTCCTCGCGGGGCCTGGGAAACTCCAGCAACCCCAAAGGCCCCCAGCCACGCCCAGCTACCAAACCATGGCTGGTTTCTCCCCGCGAGGGCAAAGGTCCTGGGAAAACTCAAGTCAATCCCCAAAAACCAGATGCAAGTGCTGACAAAGGGCCTCCACCTCCATCCCAGGACAAGCTGCCTTCTCCCGGGAAGGTCAAGCTGGTGCCATTGGTTTTCCCAACCATGGACAAGCCTCAAGTTCGACCTGTTCCTCGCAGGCCACAGTCTCTGGCATCACGTCGGCCTGCTGTGACCAACAAAGCCAAGCCTGCTGCAGTCAATGCATCCCTGCCAACTCCTGCATCTCTGATAGGCCCTGCCAAATCAGCTCAGCCAGTATCAGCCAACTCAGCTGGACCAGGTCTGAACAACCGCGACGGCCCTAGTGCCCCTCAGCCTCCTGCTTCTAGGCCAGGGCCCTACAAAACCTCATCTTGTGCTTCTTTCCAGCGGGAGCCTGTTCACTCCGCTGTGAGCCAGCCCCGGACTCCGCTCAAGCCTCACAACCACGATCTACTCCAGGATTTCGCCCTCCAACCAATTCCATGGAGGAAATCTGAGGTTCTGGGGCAAGCCATGTCAACACCCATCACAAATGAGCAGAGGGCAGATCGAGAGGCCATGAAGAGGAAGGCGCAACTAGAGCGTGAGAATGCTGCCAAATTGGGGGGAATGCAGCAACTCattgagagggaaaaagaaatggaCATTTCTCTGTACTATGGCTATGTGATGTAG